One part of the Clostridium thermosuccinogenes genome encodes these proteins:
- the smc gene encoding chromosome segregation protein SMC — translation MYLKRLDIQGFKSFADKISLDFNSGITSVVGPNGSGKSNIADAVRWVLGEQSAKTLRGSKMEDVIFAGTEHRKPLGFAEVSLTIENSDGTLPVEFSEVTVTRRVFRSGESEYFINKTPCRLKDVHELFLDTGIGKDGYSIIGQGKVDEILSNRSEDRRLIFEEASGIMKYKVRKQEAEKKLEQTRQNLLRINDIINELEAQLEPLRQQSETAKKYLALRETLKELEVNVYIENIDRYREKIKELEEQYSTVKENINSENRKLEAITAENREKTERLKLLKETLEIKKQEYYDLEGNNERYNSEIKLNEEKINNYLQNISRMDGEINEINQKIEHLEEEENSRKSKIQYLTNKYEEYSKKLEEYEKNLQDILESLDESERYIESLKTSIMEKMDVLSDKKLQIGNVKSHMDNIRKRKDNIDREIHELYLEKDRDNMQREDLSESVQKATEAIKEGQKVLEELNRQKEDLDRELAEKRKKQNAIRNDIQFKNSRYKMLQDMEKNLEGYNRSVRQILQACRQSPEFGKGIHGALAQLITVEQKYETAVEMSLGGALQNIVTTTEEDAKKAIEYLKSRKLGRATFLPISAVKGKYFDGSLINEIKKQEGFCGVASDLISCNPEYKGIILSFLGKVVVVEDLDSGIKMARKFGYNFRIVTLEGDVLSTSGSMSGGSSENKGSGILSRNREIIELKEETEKLSAELADLEKEIGSVIEKINSVNGDISAEEEKIRNNELIKVRDESHLNQILENIRKTDAKIDMLKQEREQLSRQEKDTADELEKYNREYAEIEKDIEETKKVVSGHQEKHKEVQTQRDNLHSDITNFKISVNSIQESIESVKEALVRITGDKEASLKSIARRDAEKAKNNEEIKMLKERNEGLKRLLKSNEVEKTGKTLEIDRISEEKDVLEEETSNIVNQITEINKNIVLLQEDFNRIEVRKAKLESEMEAVQNRMWDEYELTYTNALELKKDIGSVAQAQKKINEYRNEIRELGPVNVAAIDDYVKTKERYEFMTLQKNDMEQAEEKLKKVINEMVSTMKRQFLEQFRLINENFNTVFRELFEGGRAELILSDQENVLESGIEIEVQPPGKKLQNMMLLSGGERAFTAIALLFAILRLRPTPFCILDEIEAALDDANVYRFAEYIRRYSDNTQFIMITHRKGTMEASDTLYGVTMQERGISKVVSMKMGEKVS, via the coding sequence AAATAAAACTCCCTGCCGTCTTAAGGATGTGCATGAACTCTTCCTTGATACAGGAATTGGAAAGGATGGGTATTCCATCATCGGGCAGGGAAAGGTGGACGAAATCCTAAGCAACCGCTCTGAAGACCGAAGGCTTATCTTTGAAGAAGCATCGGGGATAATGAAATACAAAGTAAGAAAGCAGGAAGCGGAAAAAAAGCTGGAGCAGACCCGGCAGAACCTTCTCAGGATCAACGACATAATTAATGAGCTGGAAGCTCAGTTGGAGCCTCTGAGGCAGCAGTCGGAGACGGCAAAGAAATATCTTGCCCTGCGGGAAACTCTTAAGGAGCTGGAGGTCAATGTTTACATAGAGAATATTGACAGATACAGGGAAAAGATTAAGGAGCTGGAAGAGCAATATTCAACCGTAAAAGAGAATATCAACAGCGAGAACAGGAAGCTGGAGGCTATTACGGCGGAAAACAGGGAAAAGACGGAGCGTCTGAAGCTCCTCAAGGAAACTCTGGAGATAAAAAAGCAGGAATATTATGACCTGGAGGGAAATAACGAAAGGTACAACTCCGAGATAAAGCTAAACGAAGAAAAAATAAACAACTATCTTCAGAATATCAGCCGCATGGACGGCGAGATAAATGAAATAAACCAGAAGATAGAGCATCTGGAAGAGGAGGAGAATTCCAGAAAGAGCAAAATCCAATACCTTACGAATAAGTATGAGGAGTACTCCAAGAAACTGGAGGAGTATGAGAAGAACCTTCAGGATATACTGGAATCCCTGGATGAGTCTGAAAGATATATCGAGAGCTTGAAAACCAGCATCATGGAAAAAATGGATGTGCTGTCGGACAAGAAGCTTCAGATAGGCAATGTGAAATCCCATATGGACAATATCAGGAAGAGGAAGGACAATATCGACAGGGAAATCCATGAATTATACCTCGAAAAAGACAGGGACAATATGCAGAGGGAAGACCTGTCGGAGAGTGTGCAAAAAGCTACAGAGGCAATAAAGGAAGGCCAGAAGGTTCTGGAAGAACTGAACAGGCAAAAAGAAGATTTAGACAGGGAGCTGGCGGAAAAGAGAAAAAAGCAAAACGCAATCCGGAATGATATTCAGTTCAAAAATTCGAGATATAAAATGCTCCAGGACATGGAGAAGAATCTGGAAGGCTACAATCGCAGCGTAAGGCAGATTCTTCAGGCATGCCGCCAGTCACCGGAATTTGGAAAAGGAATACATGGTGCTCTGGCTCAGCTTATCACAGTGGAGCAAAAATATGAAACGGCTGTGGAAATGTCCCTGGGGGGAGCACTGCAGAATATAGTCACCACCACCGAGGAAGATGCCAAAAAGGCTATTGAGTATCTAAAAAGCAGAAAACTGGGAAGAGCCACTTTTCTTCCGATCAGCGCGGTAAAGGGTAAGTACTTCGATGGCAGCCTCATAAATGAAATCAAAAAGCAGGAAGGTTTTTGCGGGGTGGCTTCGGATCTTATCAGCTGCAACCCTGAGTATAAAGGCATTATTTTAAGCTTTCTGGGCAAGGTGGTGGTGGTCGAAGACCTGGATTCCGGGATTAAAATGGCGCGCAAATTTGGCTACAACTTCAGGATAGTGACCCTGGAAGGAGATGTGCTCAGCACCAGTGGTTCCATGAGCGGTGGAAGCAGTGAAAACAAAGGGTCGGGAATTTTAAGCAGAAACAGGGAAATAATAGAGCTGAAAGAAGAAACTGAAAAGCTCAGCGCTGAGTTGGCCGATCTGGAGAAGGAAATTGGCAGTGTTATCGAAAAGATCAACTCAGTAAATGGAGATATCTCAGCAGAGGAAGAAAAGATAAGAAATAACGAGCTAATAAAGGTGAGGGATGAAAGCCATTTAAATCAGATATTGGAGAACATAAGAAAAACCGATGCAAAAATTGACATGCTGAAGCAGGAAAGGGAGCAGTTGTCCCGCCAGGAAAAGGATACTGCTGACGAACTGGAAAAATACAATAGGGAATATGCCGAGATAGAAAAGGATATAGAAGAAACGAAAAAAGTTGTTTCCGGTCATCAGGAAAAGCACAAGGAAGTGCAGACACAGCGTGACAACCTGCATAGCGATATAACCAACTTCAAGATATCCGTGAATTCCATTCAGGAGAGCATTGAAAGTGTCAAAGAAGCGCTGGTCAGGATTACCGGAGATAAGGAAGCCTCTTTAAAGAGCATTGCCAGAAGGGATGCGGAAAAGGCGAAGAATAATGAAGAGATAAAGATGCTAAAGGAGAGAAATGAAGGCTTAAAAAGGCTATTGAAGAGCAATGAAGTTGAAAAAACCGGAAAGACTCTTGAAATAGACAGGATCAGTGAGGAAAAGGATGTTTTGGAGGAGGAAACCTCCAACATCGTAAACCAAATCACTGAAATTAACAAGAACATAGTTCTCCTCCAGGAGGATTTCAACCGTATTGAAGTAAGAAAGGCCAAGCTTGAATCTGAAATGGAAGCAGTCCAAAACCGCATGTGGGATGAGTATGAGCTGACATATACCAATGCCCTGGAGCTCAAAAAGGACATAGGTAGCGTCGCTCAGGCCCAAAAGAAGATCAACGAGTACAGGAATGAAATAAGGGAACTGGGTCCTGTGAATGTAGCAGCTATTGATGATTATGTAAAAACCAAGGAACGCTATGAGTTTATGACATTGCAGAAAAACGATATGGAGCAGGCCGAGGAGAAGCTGAAGAAAGTTATAAATGAGATGGTTTCCACGATGAAGCGGCAATTTCTGGAGCAATTCAGGCTTATAAATGAAAACTTCAACACTGTTTTCAGAGAATTGTTTGAAGGCGGGCGAGCTGAGCTGATACTGTCGGATCAGGAAAATGTCCTTGAGAGCGGTATAGAGATAGAGGTCCAGCCACCCGGAAAGAAGCTTCAGAACATGATGCTGCTGTCTGGTGGCGAAAGAGCATTTACAGCAATTGCCCTGTTGTTTGCAATACTGCGCTTGAGGCCGACTCCTTTCTGCATCCTGGATGAGATTGAAGCAGCCCTGGATGATGCCAATGTATACCGTTTTGCAGAGTATATCAGGAGATATTCGGACAACACCCAGTTCATCATGATAACGCACCGAAAGGGTACAATGGAAGCATCGGATACGCTTTATGGAGTGACCATGCAGGAAAGGGGAATTTCCAAGGTGGTATCCATGAAAATGGGTGAGAAGGTAAGCTGA
- the ftsY gene encoding signal recognition particle-docking protein FtsY: MGFFDKLKEGLQKTRKGITEKIDQMLVSFGKIDDDLFDELEEILITSDVGVETSTRIIEDMKKKVRERKITDASKVRELLKEELTEILGIDNSELKLDTQPSVIIVIGVNGVGKTTSIGKIAHSLKQRGKKVILAAGDTFRAAAIDQLNVWANRVGVDIIKHTEGSDPAAVIYDAVQAAKARKADVLICDTAGRLHTKKNLMEELKKISRILDRELPGASRETLLVLDATTGQNAVQQAKIFNESADITGIVLTKLDGTAKGGIVISVKSGLNIPVKLIGVGEGLDDLQRFDSREFVEALFS; this comes from the coding sequence ATGGGTTTTTTTGACAAACTTAAGGAAGGACTTCAAAAAACGAGAAAGGGAATAACGGAGAAAATCGATCAGATGCTGGTTTCTTTCGGAAAAATCGATGACGATCTGTTCGATGAGCTGGAAGAAATCCTTATCACCTCCGATGTGGGCGTAGAGACCAGTACCCGGATAATAGAGGATATGAAAAAGAAGGTCAGGGAAAGAAAAATAACCGATGCCTCGAAGGTAAGGGAGCTTTTGAAGGAGGAGCTTACAGAAATCCTCGGAATTGATAATTCGGAGCTGAAATTAGACACTCAACCGTCGGTCATAATCGTAATAGGTGTAAACGGTGTCGGCAAGACGACCTCCATAGGCAAGATAGCCCATTCCCTGAAGCAGAGGGGTAAAAAAGTCATCCTCGCAGCAGGAGATACATTTAGGGCAGCTGCGATAGATCAGCTCAATGTCTGGGCCAATAGGGTGGGTGTTGACATAATTAAGCATACCGAAGGCTCCGATCCGGCAGCAGTGATCTATGATGCCGTGCAAGCTGCAAAAGCCCGCAAGGCGGATGTGCTTATTTGCGATACTGCCGGAAGGCTTCATACAAAGAAAAATCTGATGGAAGAGCTAAAGAAGATATCCAGAATACTGGACAGGGAACTCCCGGGAGCCAGCCGTGAAACATTGCTGGTGCTGGATGCCACCACAGGACAGAATGCGGTGCAGCAGGCCAAGATATTTAACGAATCGGCAGACATTACCGGAATAGTGCTGACCAAGCTGGATGGTACTGCCAAAGGCGGAATTGTGATATCCGTAAAATCGGGGCTGAATATACCGGTGAAGCTTATCGGTGTCGGGGAAGGGCTGGATGATCTCCAGAGGTTTGACTCCAGGGAGTTTGTAGAAGCTTTGTTCTCATAA
- the ylxM gene encoding YlxM family DNA-binding protein translates to MNSVFEISLLLDFYGQLLTKRQYEILDLHYNSDYSLGEIGEYFNISRQGVYDNIKRGKAALNKFEQKMGLVQKFMEQKHRAEEVLVYLKRIDASKLSSEDRQNLEKVIDGITEIISKF, encoded by the coding sequence ATGAATAGTGTATTTGAAATATCCTTACTGCTTGACTTTTATGGCCAATTGCTTACCAAAAGGCAATATGAGATTCTCGATCTGCATTACAACAGCGATTATTCGTTGGGGGAAATCGGAGAGTACTTTAATATAAGCAGGCAGGGGGTATATGACAATATAAAAAGAGGTAAAGCGGCATTGAACAAATTTGAGCAGAAGATGGGCCTGGTGCAGAAGTTCATGGAACAAAAGCACAGGGCGGAGGAAGTGCTGGTTTATCTCAAGAGAATTGACGCAAGTAAGCTGAGCAGTGAAGACAGACAGAATTTGGAAAAGGTGATAGATGGCATAACGGAGATTATAAGCAAGTTTTAG
- the ffh gene encoding signal recognition particle protein yields the protein MALFENLSGKLQETIKKLRGQGRVTEKDVKEMMREIKLALLEADVNFKVVKDFINKVSERAVGQDVLESLTPGQQVVKIVHEELIELMGREQSKITFSPKPPSVYMMVGLQGAGKTTTTGKLAGLLRKQGKNPLLVACDIYRPAAIKQLQVVGDQLNIPVFSMGDKVNPVDIAKAAVEHAKSKQHDVVIIDTAGRLHINEELMEELHNIKDAVNPQEILLVVDAMTGQDAVNVAQSFNEKLGIDGTVLTKLDGDTRGGAALSVRAVTGKPIKFAATGEKLGDIEPFYPDRMASRILGMGDVLSLIEKAQESFDEKKALELEKKMRTMQFTLDDFLEQMQQVKKMGSLDQVLGMIPGLNPKALGNIDTEQNEKKMKHVEAIIKSMTKQERNDPSIINGSRRKRIAAGSGTSVQEVNKLLKDFEEMKKLFKMMNDMGKRASKGKGFGKGFGKFKMPF from the coding sequence ATGGCATTATTTGAAAACCTGTCGGGAAAGCTTCAGGAAACTATAAAAAAGCTTCGTGGTCAGGGAAGGGTAACTGAAAAAGATGTGAAAGAGATGATGCGGGAAATCAAGCTCGCGCTTCTCGAAGCTGATGTTAATTTCAAGGTGGTTAAGGACTTCATAAATAAAGTGTCGGAAAGGGCTGTCGGCCAGGATGTTTTGGAAAGCCTTACGCCTGGACAGCAGGTTGTAAAGATAGTCCATGAAGAGCTGATAGAGCTGATGGGCCGGGAGCAGAGCAAGATAACCTTTTCGCCTAAACCTCCATCGGTTTATATGATGGTGGGCTTGCAGGGAGCCGGAAAAACCACCACCACCGGAAAGCTGGCAGGTTTGCTGCGGAAGCAGGGCAAGAATCCCCTTCTGGTTGCCTGTGACATCTATAGGCCGGCTGCTATAAAGCAGCTTCAGGTAGTAGGGGATCAACTCAATATTCCGGTTTTTTCAATGGGAGACAAGGTTAACCCGGTGGATATAGCAAAAGCTGCCGTCGAGCATGCAAAAAGCAAGCAGCATGACGTAGTCATAATAGATACGGCAGGACGCCTTCATATCAATGAAGAATTGATGGAAGAGCTTCATAATATAAAAGATGCTGTAAACCCCCAGGAAATATTGCTGGTGGTAGATGCCATGACCGGTCAGGATGCCGTCAATGTCGCTCAGAGCTTTAACGAAAAGCTGGGAATAGACGGAACCGTGCTGACAAAGCTGGATGGAGACACCAGAGGCGGAGCTGCATTGTCCGTCAGGGCGGTAACCGGCAAACCTATAAAGTTTGCGGCCACAGGGGAAAAATTGGGCGATATCGAGCCATTTTACCCTGATAGAATGGCGTCCAGAATCCTGGGGATGGGCGATGTATTAAGCCTGATTGAAAAAGCCCAGGAGAGCTTCGACGAGAAAAAAGCTCTGGAACTGGAAAAGAAAATGCGCACCATGCAGTTTACTCTGGATGATTTTCTGGAGCAGATGCAGCAGGTGAAAAAGATGGGGTCTCTCGACCAGGTGTTGGGAATGATCCCCGGCCTTAATCCGAAAGCTCTCGGGAATATTGACACCGAGCAGAATGAAAAGAAGATGAAGCATGTGGAAGCGATCATAAAATCAATGACAAAACAGGAACGAAATGATCCTTCCATCATCAATGGAAGCAGGAGAAAGAGAATAGCAGCCGGAAGCGGTACATCGGTTCAGGAAGTGAATAAGCTCCTGAAAGATTTTGAAGAGATGAAAAAGCTGTTCAAAATGATGAACGATATGGGTAAGCGCGCCAGCAAGGGCAAAGGCTTCGGAAAAGGCTTCGGCAAGTTTAAAATGCCGTTTTGA
- the rpsP gene encoding 30S ribosomal protein S16, whose product MAVKIRLKRIGAKKNPFYRVVVADSRYPRDGRFIEEIGTYNPMVEPAEVRIDSEKAKTWLKNGAQPTDTVRALLKKSGVIE is encoded by the coding sequence ATGGCAGTTAAAATCAGATTAAAGAGAATTGGAGCTAAAAAGAATCCATTCTATAGAGTTGTTGTTGCTGATTCAAGGTATCCCAGGGATGGAAGGTTTATAGAGGAAATAGGTACTTACAATCCTATGGTTGAACCTGCAGAGGTACGCATTGATAGCGAGAAGGCAAAAACTTGGTTGAAAAATGGTGCCCAACCTACAGATACAGTAAGAGCACTTTTGAAGAAGTCTGGAGTAATAGAGTAA
- a CDS encoding KH domain-containing protein codes for MKELLESIAKALVDYPDEVSVNEVEGEKSLILELKVSKEDMGKVIGKQGRIAKAIRTVVKAAAVKEDKRVVVEIIQ; via the coding sequence ATGAAAGAACTTCTCGAATCGATAGCAAAAGCCCTGGTAGATTATCCAGACGAAGTGTCTGTAAATGAGGTGGAAGGCGAGAAATCGCTGATACTCGAATTGAAAGTCTCAAAAGAGGATATGGGAAAGGTAATCGGAAAACAGGGCAGGATTGCAAAAGCAATAAGAACCGTTGTAAAAGCGGCAGCAGTAAAAGAAGATAAAAGAGTTGTTGTAGAGATTATTCAATAA
- the rimM gene encoding ribosome maturation factor RimM (Essential for efficient processing of 16S rRNA), with amino-acid sequence MQQYLDVGKIINTHGVRGEVKVFPLTDDPQRFKKLKWVYIERQSSLDKLNIEGVKFFKNLVIIKFEGIDDANSAETLKNLSLKVDREHAVKLPKDTYFIADIIGCEVFEEDTRLGIVEDVLQTGSNDVYVVKRENKRDILIPALKSVVTEVSIPDRKIKVVLPEGLKEDEV; translated from the coding sequence ATGCAGCAATATCTGGACGTGGGAAAGATAATAAACACCCATGGCGTCAGAGGTGAGGTAAAGGTATTTCCTTTGACGGATGACCCTCAAAGGTTTAAAAAACTGAAGTGGGTTTATATAGAAAGGCAATCATCTTTGGACAAGCTTAATATTGAAGGAGTAAAGTTCTTTAAGAATTTAGTCATTATAAAGTTTGAGGGCATAGATGATGCAAATTCTGCTGAAACTCTCAAAAACCTGAGTTTGAAGGTGGACCGGGAACATGCGGTGAAACTGCCGAAGGACACTTATTTTATCGCAGACATAATCGGCTGTGAGGTTTTTGAGGAGGATACCAGGCTGGGTATTGTGGAAGATGTGCTGCAAACCGGAAGCAACGATGTATATGTGGTGAAAAGGGAAAACAAAAGGGATATCCTCATACCTGCGTTAAAAAGCGTGGTAACGGAGGTGTCCATTCCGGATAGAAAAATAAAGGTTGTGCTCCCGGAAGGATTGAAGGAAGATGAAGTTTGA
- the trmD gene encoding tRNA (guanosine(37)-N1)-methyltransferase TrmD: MKFDILTLFPEIFDAVLKESIIGRAQEKNIIEVNAINIRDFTLDKHRKVDDYPYGGGTGMVMMAQPIYDAYMSIVEKLDYKPKVIYLSPQGKLFNQSMAERLKEEKHLILLCGHYEGIDERIIEEIVDEEVSIGDYVLTGGELPAMVLIDCISRLVPGVLAKEEAYLDESLNNGMLEYPQYTRPYEFKGRKVPDILLSGHHANINKWRRRQSIKRTYLKRPDLFSQLNLSDEDRKLLEEDLR, translated from the coding sequence ATGAAGTTTGACATACTTACCCTGTTTCCCGAAATATTTGATGCTGTTTTGAAGGAAAGCATAATAGGAAGGGCACAGGAGAAAAATATCATTGAAGTTAATGCGATTAACATACGGGATTTCACCCTGGACAAGCACAGGAAAGTGGATGACTATCCTTACGGTGGCGGAACAGGCATGGTCATGATGGCACAGCCCATATATGATGCATATATGTCGATAGTGGAAAAGCTGGATTACAAGCCGAAGGTAATATACCTGAGCCCCCAGGGGAAGCTTTTCAACCAGAGCATGGCTGAAAGGTTGAAGGAAGAAAAGCATCTTATCCTTCTCTGCGGCCATTATGAGGGAATTGATGAGCGGATTATCGAAGAGATAGTGGATGAGGAAGTTTCCATCGGGGATTATGTCCTGACAGGAGGAGAGCTTCCGGCTATGGTGCTCATCGATTGCATAAGCCGCCTCGTGCCGGGAGTGCTGGCAAAGGAAGAAGCCTATCTGGATGAATCCCTGAACAACGGCATGCTGGAATACCCGCAGTATACCCGCCCTTATGAGTTTAAAGGAAGAAAAGTGCCGGATATATTGCTTTCAGGCCATCATGCCAATATAAACAAGTGGAGACGCCGGCAATCCATAAAAAGAACATATCTCAAAAGGCCGGATCTCTTCAGCCAACTGAATTTGAGTGATGAAGACAGGAAACTATTAGAAGAAGATTTGCGTTAA
- the rplS gene encoding 50S ribosomal protein L19 has translation MDIIKALEQEQLRTDLPAIEIGDLVKVHVKIKEGSRERIQVFDGTVIAMKGEGLKETFTVRRISYGVGVEKIFPKHSPNIAKIEIVRKGKVRRAKLYYLRDRVGKASKVKERLV, from the coding sequence ATGGATATTATTAAGGCTTTGGAGCAAGAACAGTTGAGAACTGATCTTCCTGCAATAGAGATAGGTGATCTTGTTAAGGTTCATGTAAAGATCAAAGAAGGAAGCAGAGAAAGAATTCAGGTTTTTGATGGAACAGTAATCGCCATGAAAGGCGAAGGTTTAAAGGAAACTTTCACAGTTAGAAGAATTTCCTACGGCGTAGGGGTAGAGAAGATTTTCCCAAAACACTCCCCCAATATCGCTAAGATTGAGATAGTAAGAAAAGGTAAGGTTAGAAGAGCTAAGCTCTACTACCTGCGTGACAGAGTTGGTAAGGCATCAAAGGTTAAAGAAAGACTTGTATAA
- the lepB gene encoding signal peptidase I, protein MESNKVSPESENKKNSLLKEALQWVLAIGIAVVLAFLIRGFVFEQALVMGDSMQDTLFDKQRLIVYKTGYFFHPPERGDIIILEYQKGSFKFLPVPDPNEIDYIKRVIGLPGDVVDIKDGSVYVNGEKLDEPYAKGRTEPYGMEFPITIPENKVFVLGDNRENSSDSRQIGLIDFDRIKGKAVFRIYPLKDFGTIY, encoded by the coding sequence ATGGAATCTAATAAAGTTTCACCGGAATCGGAAAACAAGAAAAATAGTTTGCTAAAAGAAGCTTTACAATGGGTGCTGGCCATAGGTATAGCAGTCGTGCTGGCATTTTTGATAAGAGGTTTTGTATTTGAACAGGCTCTTGTCATGGGAGATTCAATGCAGGATACCCTGTTTGACAAGCAGCGCCTGATTGTTTATAAAACAGGATATTTCTTTCATCCTCCGGAAAGGGGAGACATAATTATTCTGGAATATCAGAAAGGCTCTTTTAAGTTTCTTCCTGTTCCTGACCCGAACGAAATTGATTATATTAAAAGAGTCATAGGCTTGCCGGGGGATGTGGTGGATATAAAGGACGGCAGTGTGTATGTAAACGGGGAAAAGCTTGACGAACCCTATGCCAAAGGAAGGACAGAACCTTACGGAATGGAGTTTCCGATAACAATACCTGAAAACAAGGTTTTTGTTTTGGGTGACAACAGGGAAAACAGCAGTGACAGCAGGCAGATAGGGCTTATTGATTTTGATCGCATAAAAGGAAAAGCTGTTTTCAGGATATACCCATTAAAGGATTTTGGTACTATATATTAG
- the ylqF gene encoding ribosome biogenesis GTPase YlqF, whose product MNIQWFPGHMAKTRRLLAENLKLVDIVIELLDARIPASSKNPEIDEIIKNKPRVVALNKSDLADGEISKEWSKWYSSQGYTNIFIDAVRGTGINELKSRLRTMMKDRREKDLQRGRIFRPIRTMVVGIPNVGKSSFINKIAGRASAATGDRPGVTRSKQWIRLNEEIELLDTPGILWPKFDDQQVALNLAFTGAIKDDILDTTEIAGKLMEQLSLTYPDSLKGRFKLESLEGKDGITLLEEAGRKRGCIISGGEIDYSRIASIVLDEFRAGKIGRITLERPPESLGKES is encoded by the coding sequence ATGAACATACAGTGGTTTCCCGGACATATGGCGAAAACCCGCAGGTTGCTCGCGGAAAACCTTAAACTCGTAGATATTGTAATAGAGCTTTTGGATGCGAGAATACCAGCTAGCAGTAAGAATCCGGAAATTGACGAGATTATTAAAAATAAGCCAAGGGTAGTTGCATTAAACAAGTCGGATCTGGCCGACGGCGAAATATCGAAGGAATGGAGTAAATGGTATAGCTCACAGGGTTATACCAATATTTTTATTGATGCTGTAAGGGGTACCGGCATTAATGAACTTAAAAGCAGGCTGCGCACAATGATGAAGGACAGAAGGGAAAAAGACCTTCAAAGGGGAAGGATATTCAGACCGATAAGGACCATGGTGGTGGGCATACCCAACGTGGGGAAATCCTCCTTCATCAATAAGATTGCCGGCCGGGCCAGCGCAGCGACGGGAGACAGGCCTGGTGTCACCCGCAGCAAGCAGTGGATAAGGCTAAATGAGGAGATTGAGCTTCTTGATACTCCAGGAATATTGTGGCCCAAGTTCGATGACCAGCAGGTGGCCTTAAATCTTGCTTTTACAGGGGCGATAAAGGATGACATATTGGACACGACAGAGATTGCGGGCAAGCTCATGGAGCAACTAAGCCTGACTTATCCGGACAGCTTGAAAGGAAGGTTCAAGCTGGAGTCCCTGGAAGGCAAGGATGGAATAACCTTGCTGGAGGAAGCCGGAAGGAAAAGGGGATGCATCATTTCCGGCGGCGAGATTGATTATTCCAGGATTGCTTCCATCGTGCTGGATGAGTTCCGGGCGGGAAAAATCGGAAGGATAACGCTGGAGAGGCCGCCTGAAAGCTTAGGGAAGGAAAGTTGA